The following DNA comes from Bacteroidales bacterium.
CTACATCCCCAACTCCTCACTGATCCCGCACATGGCATCAAGACTGATCTGGATGAACTCTTCGAGCGTCAAACCTGCCTGTTCACATTCCAATATATGCTCACGATTGACCGAGGCAGCAAAGGCTTTTTCTTTCATCCGTTTCTGAACGGATTTGGCTTTAACACTGGCCAGCTTTTTATCAGGATAAACCAATGCTGTGGCGGTGATCAGCCCTGTGATGGTTTCACCGGCAGCAAGGGTATGGTGAAAAACCGTCGTCCGCTTTTTATCGGTTGCATGTTCGTTGTGCAGCAGGAT
Coding sequences within:
- a CDS encoding HD domain-containing protein, which gives rise to MQRKEALELLHTYIKNPNLRKHCYASEAVMRALAERLGNDPDKWGLAGLLHDLDVEFVNAAPEIHGKETARILSGKGIDPEIIEAILLHNEHATDKKRTTVFHHTLAAGETITGLITATALVYPDKKLASVKAKSVQKRMKEKAFAASVNREHILECEQAGLTLEEFIQISLDAMCGISEELGM